The genomic interval cacgtgattaggtggatgttggactcgaacatccattgctaatgtctgtgacctgaagtaaccttggccatttttacagcgaatttttagacgctgaatttgagacggcgaatttgagcaagttgaattggaggacactgaaaatattgcatttgaattttgaaaagttgaattttttatatgctgaattttttaacactgaaaatttaaactgtgaaaaatatgtatattgaaaatttgatcactttgaaataggaatgtgaatttttttaataaatgaaaattgcaaccatgtacaaaaaaatgacactgaatttttttttcatgcacaaataatgacactgaatttttttttaggttaaaaatatattctgaatttattttaatactgaaaaagtaagcactaatatacagcattcaaatttcagaggcatttttaattcaaattctgatggcacatatttacttccatagtcTGAGTTGGTCTGAGattgtagctgttaaacagaccagaggagagaaactctctggttataaagttatgaaataagctaatttgctgccattttactaattaacccctgatatctatttaacctctagaacaacctgactgcagactgatttatagatccaaaacagctcaaaggggttaactctatataacagttttatgttagttgttagttttgttgttaGATGTTAGTTTTTAGTAGGACGGGTTTTGGGTGggggggttctgtctaaggccccatattaccttggaccggccctgcatgagCAGCTGCTGCGATGCACATCTCTGGAACCTACCTAGAATCTTCCTGGAATCCCCCGTCAGTCCCccgatgctttggagacattttgatttatttcatttatttatttatttcgcAGAGCGAACAGAGAGCAGGTGGTAACAGGTGGTACCGGGGCTTTGAGCTCCGTTGCGACTCGCGGTGGCAGTTGGAGTACCGTGTCTAatatcaggatgtctgatataGAGACAGATTTTCTATTATCTTTATATCCGACTCAAGCTGCCTGTAGCGAACCGAACCGGGCTTTTAGCAGAATaattaagttaaagtcagaagttttctctgcagctgaagcatttctgtgtttaggggcgAGGCGGGTTTTGTCACTCTATTGGAAGGatgattatgaaaatataaatagaaacagtttttctaacgtcaacatcagacctacgtttttattcacaaactagtgtataaaaatattcttgcccataatttgatagttagaaGAGACAGATCCGCCCCCCACCCACTCACAATGGACCCgatgtctgaacaacatggaggctctgagagtcattgTTAGACTGAGGGCAGTCAGACTAGTTTTTTTTGCacttaattattatatttagctaaatattattgctgaggggcacaaacaggccttctgacatacagattaaaaatcaaaaaataaaaaaactccaaaagggcactaggggcatcaaGTATAAAAGGGGCAGGGCCTCAAGCCTCCTTCACCCCCCCCATTTGCACGTGCCTGGTGAAGAGAGACAATAACACCCAAAGTGTTGTTTGTGCACAGGATACTTGGTCTCTACTGGTGAAGCCGATTGAAGGCTTTATTGCTGTAACGGATGGCATCAATAAGTCTCCAGAACTCACTCGGTCAggatatttaaatctttttttatttctgggaaagaagggaaaataaatcaaaacttcttcaactccctctctttctctctctgtagtCCCACAGCAGCGGGAACAACGCTGTGAgggcaacatttacattttgcaaatttaacaacagttaacacacacacacaaaaaaattaataaataaatcttctcacaaaaatctttaaactaaaacaagaggagaaaaacgCCACCTGGTGGCCACAGCGACACAATACAGTGGGACAAAGTTAAATAAACAGAGATAAAAAgtataacttaaaaataaaaacacatacctgggaaagaagggaaaataaatcaaaacttcttcaactccctctctttctctctctgcagtccTAAACGTAAAAATAAGAACAACGTTCAACTCAGCTGTGCTGAACTAGCACTGGCTGTTCGcgccaaaataaaaagaaaaggaaattataataaaactgttttttttttttaaagaaaaaaatacacaatgatGGTAAACACTGCAAAATAATACactaacaaacaataataaacaacatatgATAGAAACCTTTACATGAActtccaaacataaaaacaagcagcagcaaaCTTTGCTCGACTTACCCACAGCAGCGGGAACaacgctgcagcaaacagaaaggggcggggacggaccactgtcagtctcataccttatatggaaatgggaccatttcATTCCGGAACTGACGGGGGCGCTAGTGACACTATTTCCTGTACCGACCGTttcataataattataataataataacgtattttatttgacaacgcctttcaaaacacccaagaacactttcaacattaaaaatactaattaaacagtaaagaaatgGCTACAAAACGTGACATGTCACGTGGCATGTCTGTCACGTGGTAtgtcccttttttatttttaaatctttattaaatctttattaaatctttatttaaaattatattagtaACAAGCGATCTAAAATGAGCAACAATAAGGAATCATTatggaaatgtatttatctATCCTTACACCCTATCTGTCTCaaacaaaagtcataaaacattaatcaaatcaatattttggaGACAAACGTGCATTAAGATcacatttatccatccattaattAATCATACCCACACGCTTATCCTTATAGTGGGTCATGAGGGCTGCTGaccctggacagatcaccagtccatcacagattCAGAAAACAGATATAAGTAAATACTTGCTGGTGCTGAAGTTCAAATAATAGATTTTGATGTTGTGAATGgtactcttaaaataaataagttaaaatgtaaaatataatagCCTTTGGCTTATTTATTAAGAACTAGATGGAAAAGAGGTTTGgtcagtaaaacatttagtcAACAATTTTGGCCAACTTAGTACATCCATTCACagtgcatttttgttgtttatttgccaaatatttttcttattattcacattgtgaatataatttacaaacaaaccaaaggacTTCTGAACTTCTAACAAGTGACATTCTGTAACTAGAATATTCTTGGCTGCAGGTGACCTGGCTCAGCTGTTGTCATAGTTCAGCATAATGTCTCCTATAAGGACTCCAGCTCAACCAGTAAACTGACTGGTGTCCCACTATTCCATATTAATTCTACCAATTGCAATagattcacaaaataaagaccTTAAATATCCAATTGTTGCAAAACCCAAAACgattcattaaaactttaaatgtagcTTTAACCTGGAAAGACTCACACAGAAAGCAGGTTTTAGAAAGTTTATTTGACAAGAAATAATCTTCAGCTTTCTGATCCCGGCAGTAGACACTGAGCTGGTAACCACCAGAGAGAATCATCTCTTTTCTATATGAAAACCTTTCTGGATAAAGTCACTGGATACATAAATTAGACCAATGTGTAATTTCTAACTCTAACTGTCTTCATCTCACCTGGTCCGCCAATCACCTGCTCAGGTGTTTCCCTCCCAGCCTAACGGCGCCGGTCTCGTCTCCTCCACCCTTCAGAAAGTCCAGCTCAGGATAACTTTAATCTTATGTTTGTATTATGATTTGTAAATGAACAATATGTTTCTGTATGTACTTGCTTTATTACAAAAAACCAACAGTTGATTCTCactgttaaaacataaacaacttcTCTGTATGTCAggtttgtaaagaaaatttgtATTGATTCCAGTCattgttcaaaaatgtataGGACACACTGCATATTGCAAGTTATTAACTTGGcttgcatttaaaatttttaaacaaggTTATCCAATTGTTAAACAACgctgttaaaatatatttacaactACTTTATTGCTTCTACTGTCTCTCCAACAAATTACAGTCACAATGTAACTTTGTGGAAATGACACCATTTctatgaaaactaaataatgtAAATCAACTGAGctacaacaaaagaaactttcaaaaatgtaaataatattgaaagaaCACATTATAGAAAAGGATGACTGCACAAGTCAAAAGGTAAATATTCTTTagcagaaactatttaaaatgacatgtcacaaaaaaaaactaacaacaatGTGTGACGACTGAAATGTGTGACAGATTGTGGAAAACAACTAATATTCTCCTTGCATTCAGTGTTGACGTTCAGGTCAGGGTCCAGAAGACCCATCACAGTAATGAGGGAACTCTCCTGGTCTTCCACTGCCGGTGAAGCCCACAGTCTTTATATCGCCGGTGGCAGGAAGAACACGTTACAACAGCAAGAGGAATCCGGTTTTCTGCCTGGAATGACTGAAAATTTACCCCAGTTGATCTGTTAATGAAAAATCGATTTCATGTagttaaaatctaatttcacatGTTTAGGTGAAAACAGTCAAAGGTCCTCACCGTCCAGCCAAGCAAAGTGAGTCTTCTTTCTGAAAACTGGGTCAGACACAATGAAAGGACCTGCAGGTCAATGCCAAGGTGAGGTCAGCTGTGTCTCCTGGGTCAGAACCTGGGTCAGAACCTGGGTCAGAACCTCCTCCTGGACAACAGCTTCAAGTCCATGCAGAGgcatctggaaataaaaaacaaattaatacaaaaacaggTGCATTACAAGActgtgaaacaggaagaatGGCTCTGACACATGATGGATGAATCTGACCTGTAAGATTGGTGGTATCCTTTGCACCTGCATGGTGAAgagcattaaataataattaatacttTATCTCTCTCAGTATCTTATCCTTTCCATCTCTAATGGTGTAAAAAATGATGtccaaataatgaattaaaattattatttatttaaatcatttagggTTTTAGTCTCAATTGCACATAAAGATATACAAATCAACATTACTAGTTatgtgtaaatttaaaaatttatctCAATTTGTGCCTCGACTGCTTTGGGATCAGTGTGGCCATCAGCACAcagtctgtaaaaatacagatatgtTCTAAGTGAAAGAAGAATGCAAGTCCAAATAACATCAAAACTGCTTCAACCCTTTTAATTCTTCTATCTTGATTTTCTTTcggacttaaaaaaataagcatagaACAAAAGTACACTGTGAATGGACATAATACaaattacatgatttaaaactacaaagtgATTAATTTTACCTCACATTTTGCCTCTcatcaactttttttcctgctttctcttcttttgttgttcttctctgaaccttttaaaaaggacaaattgaaggttttcttaaaaaactgacagatgTGTAACATGACGTGGTACAGAGCACCATTATTCTTACCTCACAGGGAAGTTtcttaagagagagagagagaccgaCCATCTTCATATTGTCATCATATCATCCTGTGGACATCACAGGTtcacatttaatgaaatctCCAACAGAAAGTATAAACTCTCATCTGTTTCCTTACCTCACTGAAATCACATGATGCTCCCATCACAAAGTACAGTGCATACTGTTGAGAAAAATGGGATTATTACATCTACACAAACCATACAACAATATGGTGGGTGGAAGCGGATGTTACCATGactacaaacattaaaacagttgCTGGACAGTCCTTGTTCAGGCAATCCCTGTGGTGTTTAAGAGAAAATTcaagaagagagaagaaaattaaTGTGTCATTATTATAACAATTAAATTGAGGTAAAGGACAACAGCCTTACCCACAGTGTtgattataaacattttaagcaGGAATGGTCAGAACATCTCACCTTAACATCATTGCAGAACAGATTCTGTCCAGGTCCAGATGACATCTGAAGACAGACTTCTCTGATGACACaaagtttttaagttaaaaattatCTAGGGCATatttcacaacataaaaattacaaacatgtaTGAGAATGAAAGACAGAGGTGAGACAACATCTACATACATTGGAGATATGTTTAAACAAGACGTGGTTCATTCCCACTTAAAACAGAGCATGGACACAACGTAACAACTACTAACATaagagaaaaaggtttttacacATCAGGAAATATACAAATGATTGGTAGAAAAAAGGCATGTTTGAATTAATCACTGTAGATTCTTTAAcattattgttactgttttgtaggatttaataattaattttcaaagTCACAATGACTTCCAGATACCAACTATatattctgtaaaaaattaattgaaattgtaAAAGTAATATTGCTCAAGCAGCCAAGGGCAGGTGTTAACTAATTAAAATTAGTAATTTACTCAATTACTCTGCaacttttgacaaaataaaaaaattaattaattaaaattaggactatttttccatgttatactcttgagtaattttttttgatATGCAACCTAATGCAAGTAACttaactgaatgaagaacatattttaatccataaagaaataaaacacgatacacagataaatgtttatgttaggtttcttcttctttgttaaCACTAGAAAACTGGTAAGtatgtaaaattttttttatatttttcaagtgTAGTTTTACATACCGTTATGTTGAACCATAGTAGTTTGTGCTTTATGGTTCTGTAGCCTCGACAGCAATATTTATCGTAGCAATACGGAAGAATCTCCTCTCCGTTCCGAATGTTGCAAATGGATAGGTGGATctgtataataaaaataaaaaacaaagtttgagtaTACAATACATTTCTCAACTAAACATGTTATCTACTTTACTATTTTTAACTAAAGGTGCCATCCAGGATAATAATTAGCTACCTGCTAAAATTAGCCTTCCCGTATGAATTACGAATTTCACTAGTTTAGAGCTGTTAATTATATTTACAACCTAATCTAGAAAAGCGTATTGATTTACtatgtgaaaaaattttaagaagGTAAAATTACCTTTTCTTGACTTTGTGGGTTTTGCATTGTTGATCGTGTGCCGAACTCCAGTGGAAGAACCTCTTaaaattctttctttcttcttcctttcctcttaaCCCCGCGTCTTTAAGGTATTTATACTAGTGATTATGAAAACAGCGCCCCCTTCATTTCCGGAATGCAAtagtcccatttccaaataaggtatggGACTGACGGAAAGGTCcgtccccgcccctttctgttgGCTGCAGTGAAGTCCTTCTCCACAGCAGCGGGAACAACGCTGTGAGGGAAAGGGGGGTCAGAGGAGCTATGAGGGCTGAAAGCAACTACGGAAGCCCAGGAAACACAAATGAGACGGAGTGCAGAAGAGCGACCCCCgcaggcaaaaacaacaaaataaataaaaataactgaatgagataaaattcacaaattctcaatataaaatgtataagaaaaaaattatttaacaaaagtacATTTGTAACTCTGTTACATTGCCTCATTAACAGCTggtcaccatatcatgcagaacttggaatgtgggaatcacaGATcaggataaatccattctcctgtctcttctctggttcttttctcctttgcaaagaaactttccaaagaatctgatctgtttctgaCTCAATTTGCTGCTTGTGGCTCAATGATGGTGGCAAGACGTAACCAAGAGAATCCGGTTAAAAGAACCATCATcaatcaaaatgtgtttaaattcaaactttttgcTCTTTACAGCTCTTTGCTCTGCAGCCAAACTGACTGTGACTCCTGACCAATCCCAGTTCTTCCAGTATGACAGTATCACTCTTACCTGTGTGACAAACTCCAGTGGCTGGAAAGTGATGAGGAAGATAAAGAACAAAGTTGCTCAGGAATGTGAGCGTAGCTGGGGAATCCCCACAGAATCCGCCTGCAACGTTAAATATGCTTTAGCAGCTGACATCGGCGAATACTGGTGTGAATCTGAGAGAGgagaaacaagcaacaaaatcaACCTCACTGTATCAGGTAATGAACATGCATTCTTATTCTAACTGTggttattttaacatttttaagttaatatAATTCTTataaaatgggttttatttcagctaaaaGTGTGATCCTTGACAGCCCTTCACATCCTGTTGTTGAGGGAGAAACTGTGACACTTGGTTGTTcctacaagaaaaacaaaaaagatctcACATCCACCTCAGACTTTGAAGCTGCGTTCTACAGAAATGATGTCTtcattgagaaaaacaaaccagggAAAATGATCATTAAAGCAGAGGAAGGTTTCTACAAGTGTATCCATCCTTCTAATGTAGAATCACCAAAGAGCTGGCTGGCAGTGAAAGGTGATGATTTACTGCTTTGTTTCATTCAGGCTGTCAGAACTCAGTTACCTTTAAGAAAAGATGGATTttagttaaaatttttaagcaaaaattcAACTGTGTGATTCAGCTCAATCTCTAAAGCTTTGCCTCCAACACACAAGAAGCCTGTTTTTCTTGgctattttcttttatttaaatagaaatttgcTGGAATTTACTGGAAGTTACATTTGTTCAAATTACATGAATGTCCTggaaaattaagtaaaataatgttaattatCCTGTAAtaattttcagaaagttttgggaaaatacacatttcttttaagtttatTTCAAATAGTAACTCAAAACAACACTCCAACAAAGgactttaataaaattattactttccaataaatcatttttggcACTGACGTTTTTATGCCTTAATCTTACAAAtacataaacagataaaaatattaaacatatcGGTTCTAagttcaattcaatttatttatattcatctaaatgttgtttcaagtcactttataaaaaataatttcaattcaatcatTCCAATTGATCCTAGCTATCAAACAGTATGATATgttcaattaattattcaaaacagtttaaaaactttctATCTAAGGAAATCCAGCAGGTTTCTTTAGACTTTTACAGATGAAAACCTCTGCAGACTCCAAACACTTCGTCCTCAGCAGCTTCCATTCTGCTTCTTCAAGATGCTTTGTTGCTCCAACCTGAATCAATGACTGAATCCTGACCAAACCACTTCACAGCCGACTATCATTCAGGTCTGTTGGAGTAGAAATgtatctaaatgttgcaggatggtagctctAGAGAACCAGACTTGGTGAACACAAACTTCCTGGATAAACCTGATTTTGTATTGTGACTGAAAATTTTATAGCTATTGTTTgtcacaaattaaataaaatattttatttatttatttttttgcttacagCTAGAGCAGAcgtttctcctcctccttcttttcctcttcctccttctgaaCCTGGTGTTCCTTGGACCAGAGTGATTTGTGGCATCGCGCTCTTCATCCTCTACAACATCATACTAATCttgtgtatatatacataccGTAAGTGGGCTAGAGGtaagtttctgtaaaatataaaacagaaaattcttGTGAATCTGTTTTCTGTCCTAATTTAACAGTAGCTgttttttctgctccttttatCCTGGAATATCCgtgttttactgaaaatgttctaaaataaaagttattttgaaaatcatagatctaatgaaaacaaatggattCTTTCTAAAGGGATTTAAATATTGGTGTGCAGCTTGTTCTCTTTTTACCACTGGTCAGTAAATCTTTAGTTTCTGCTTTCCTCTAAGTGAATCTGACAATAATTAAAGCAGCTGGAGGTTTTGGCAACATGGATACATTATTATTGATGACAACAGTGTAGAGAGGAGCTAAAGGAAGAGCGAGGACAGAacaagatttttcaaaataaagtaagatGTGATTCTGGTCAAGGTAAAATTCATTTAATCAGAGCGATATAGAATTTATATACcatgtttaatttatatattttaactaCATTATGTAATTACAGCTGTTACTTTACCAATTACTAAACATTCAATTACTTTTCAgttcaattaagtttattttctaaagctTCAATTCACAGCTAATATCATCCTgacactttacaaaaatatttttattaatcccAGTTATCAAACAGTATGGTGAGCTCAGTTTATCATTGAAATAGTTTtctatttcacacacacacacacacacacacacacacacacacacacatacacacacacacacacacacacacgcacacacacacacacatgtttgcacAGCTATCTTTGCGGGGAccttccattgacttccattcatttctacagcctaaaccttacctttaccctaaccaaaactcaattcataacttagtcctaaatctgacccctgaccccaaaacagcatttctgcttgtggggaccaggcttcagtccccacaaggagcagttgGTCCCCACAATGTATTAGAAataaacgcacacacacacacacacacacgcacacacacatgcctacATGCCTACATGCCCACCCACACACGTTCCTATAAACTCCCCGCCCCTGAAACTCATATTTCCTTTGCTCCAGTCAGAGTTGGACTGAAATGAAATTTCTTTGTAGTTACATTGTGACAGTAAAGACATTAGGAGTTTTAATCTTCtctaaaaagtcaaaagtttgaagatcttctcactgtAATTATcctgaatgtgtgtttttagttctgtgagttgaaataaaacacgATAATCAATGTGGTAAACATGATAAATCTGGTGACTTTAGTGGTAATGGAGGTTTTTAAGAAGgcaaaagacaaataaaatataaattttagtAAACTctagcgccctctggtggaatTCATGGGAAATTAATTAGCAGCAATCATTTAACGTGCTACCGTCTATTAATTATTgaagtaatttattaaatttatcttACATGTTAATAATTGCTGACCTTTTTTCTTGCAGCCAAGACTGATATGAAAAGGAGAACTGCTGATCATGTTTTGGTGAACTGAAGACAATGAAGACAAAACAATTTATCATCTGTATgttgaagcaaaaagaaaaataagatgaacAATATTAAAAGTATAGAGGAATGTGATTTATTCTCCCATTCAAAACagattattataatattttcattttgatctcaTAGAGTTTAGATAATGGGAATCTTTAAACAGCTTGTTagttaaaaagcagaaactttgGAACATTTAACATCTTTAATGATCTTTACATGAGCAAAAGAGTTTATCttcaaatgtgaatttaaaacattttatcttcagAAATGAATTTAATAGTTATTCATGTCATTCTGACTCATTAAGTTATTCTGAAatgtaaaagcaaatattttaaggTCCACAACTGTATATGTGGAAATATTACAGAAGAAAATTCAAactatattttacatataaaatattctatatTCTAGATATATTAGTCTagatgttttgttctgtttctatGTTGTGCAGATTATCGTGTTGCAGCTTAATGAAGTTTCAAGAGCAGCGAATGAatgaatatttcaaacaaacaatttcAAACTGATTTGATCAAGAACAAAATATCTATAATCATTATTACATCTGTTAAAATCATGTGTGtagaaatcatttattttcttttgatacATAAAGTCCAGCTGTAGAATAAGCTTATGGTTGATTTAGTATTTGTAAGAGCAATAATCTCATTATACTCTGCTTCTTATGAAGGAACTGACGTAATAAACTGATAGGagcttttaaatgtaaactgtAGTAAAGTGTAGTAAAGTGTAGCTCTTCCCCTTGTCACTTTCTTCATTGAcaaatttttctctttgttaaaTAACATAACAGCTTTTATAGAGTCTCCAGTCAGTTATCAGAtgttgtgtttatatttctcTAGATGCAGTTAGAAAACATTGTTACTTGGACTAAAGACTCAAGCAGCTACTTAATTTGCTTTTGCCTCAG from Gambusia affinis linkage group LG18, SWU_Gaff_1.0, whole genome shotgun sequence carries:
- the LOC122821052 gene encoding uncharacterized protein LOC122821052 isoform X2 gives rise to the protein MAFSSLCLMLSLCSAAKLTVTPDQSQFFQYDSITLTCVTNSSGWKVMRKIKNKVAQECERSWGIPTESACNVKYALAADIGEYWCESERGETSNKINLTVSAKSVILDSPSHPVVEGETVTLGCSYKKNKKDLTSTSDFEAAFYRNDVFIEKNKPGKMIIKAEEGFYKCIHPSNVESPKSWLAVKARADVSPPPSFPLPPSEPGVPWTRVICGIALFILYNIILILCIYTYPKTDMKRRTADHVLVN
- the LOC122821052 gene encoding uncharacterized protein LOC122821052 isoform X1; translation: MAFSSLCLMLSLCSAAKLTVTPDQSQFFQYDSITLTCVTNSSGWKVMRKIKNKVAQECERSWGIPTESACNVKYALAADIGEYWCESERGETSNKINLTVSAKSVILDSPSHPVVEGETVTLGCSYKKNKKDLTSTSDFEAAFYRNDVFIEKNKPGKMIIKAEEGFYKCIHPSNVESPKSWLAVKARADVSPPPSFPLPPSEPGVPWTRVICGIALFILYNIILILCIYTYRKWARAKTDMKRRTADHVLVN
- the LOC122821052 gene encoding uncharacterized protein LOC122821052 isoform X3, coding for MAFSSLCLMLSLCSAAKLTVTPDQSQFFQYDSITLTCVTNSSGWKVMRKIKNKVAQECERSWGIPTESACNVKYALAADIGEYWCESERGETSNKINLTVSARADVSPPPSFPLPPSEPGVPWTRVICGIALFILYNIILILCIYTYRKWARAKTDMKRRTADHVLVN